In Quercus robur chromosome 10, dhQueRobu3.1, whole genome shotgun sequence, a genomic segment contains:
- the LOC126702341 gene encoding 2-alkenal reductase (NADP(+)-dependent)-like isoform X2, which yields MASGGGVEEVTNKQVLFKEYVSGLPKESNMHVSTSGTIKLKVPEGSNAILVKNLYLSCDPYMRPRMDQPTPGSQSYVDSFKPGSPIVGYGVAKVLDSGHPDFKKGDLIWAMTGWEEYSLITKTQGLFKIHHTDVPLSYYTGLLGMAGTTAYIGFYEICSPKKGEHVFISAASGAVGQLVGQFAKLSGCHVVGSAGSKEKVDLLKNKFGFDDAFNYKEEPDLAAALKRYFPEGIDIYFDNVGGKMLDAVLLNMRAHGRIAECGMISQYNLEQPEGVHNLMSVVWKQIRIEGFLVFEYYHLYPKFLEFVLPHIKEGKITYVEDIAEGLESAPAALIGLFTGRNVGKQVVVVARE from the exons ATGGcgagtggtggtggtgttgaGGAAGTGACCAATAAGCAAGTGCTCTTTAAGGAGTATGTGTCAGGTTTGCCTAAAGAATCAAACATGCACGTGAGCACTTCTGGGACCATAAAATTGAAGGTTCCTGAAGGCTCCAATGCTATTCTGGTTAAAAATCTGTACTTGTCTTGCGATCCTTACATGCGTCCTCGTATGGATCAGCCCACTCCTGGGAGTCAGTCCTACGTCGATTCATTCAAACCTGGTTCG CCCATTGTTGGATATGGAGTAGCTAAAGTTTTGGATTCTGGGCATCCAGACTTCAAGAAAGGCGACTTGATTTGGGCAATGACTGGATGGGAAGAATATAGTCTCATTACAAAAACACAGGGTCTGTTTAAAATTCATCACACTGATGTGCCTCTCTCCTACTATACTGGACTTTTGG GTATGGCCGGTACGACTGCTTATATTGGTTTTTATGAGATTTGCTCTCCTAAGAAAGGAGAGCATGTCTTCATTTCAGCAGCTTCAGGGGCAGTAGGTCAACTTGTAGGACAATTTGCCAAGCTATCTGGCTGCCATGTCGTTGGAAGTGCTGGAAGCAAAGAAAAG GTCGATTTGCTGAAGAACAAGTTTGGTTTCGATGATGCTTTCAACTACAAAGAAGAGCCTGACTTAGCTGCAGCTTTAAAAAG ATACTTTCCAGAAGgtattgatatttattttgacaATGTTGGGGGAAAGATGCTTGATGCTGTGCTACTCAACATGAGGGCCCATGGCCGCATTGCTGAATGTGGAATGATCTCACAGTACAACCTTGAGCAGCCTGAAGGTGTGCACAATTTAATGAGTGTGGTTTGGAAACAGATCCGGATTGAAGGATTCCTTGTTTTTGAATACTACCACCTCTATCCGAAGTTTCTGGAGTTTGTTCTGCCTCACATCAAAGAGGGGAAGATTACTTATGTGGAAGACATAGCTGAAGGCCTCGAGAGTGCCCCAGCAGCACTGATAGGGCTCTTCACTGGCCGCAATGTTGGAAAACAGGTAGTGGTAGTTGCTCGTGAATGA
- the LOC126702341 gene encoding 2-alkenal reductase (NADP(+)-dependent)-like isoform X12, giving the protein MASGGGVEEVTNKQVLFKEYVSGLPKESNMHVSTSGTIKLKVPEGSNAILVKNLYLSCDPYMRPRMDQPTPGSQSYVDSFKPGSPIVGYGVAKVLDSGHPDFKKGDLIWAMTGWEEYSLITKTQGLFKIHHTDVPLSYYTGLLGMAGTTAYIGFYEICSPKKGEHVFISAASGAVGQLVGQFAKLSGCHVVGSAGSKEKVDLLKNKFGFDDAFNYKEEPDLAAALKRYFPEGIDIYFDNVGGKMLDAVLLNMRAHGRIAECGMISQYNLEQPEGVHNLMSVVWKQIRIEGFLVFEYYHLYPKFLEFVLPHIKEGKIT; this is encoded by the exons ATGGcgagtggtggtggtgttgaGGAAGTGACCAATAAGCAAGTGCTCTTTAAGGAGTATGTGTCAGGTTTGCCTAAAGAATCAAACATGCACGTGAGCACTTCTGGGACCATAAAATTGAAGGTTCCTGAAGGCTCCAATGCTATTCTGGTTAAAAATCTGTACTTGTCTTGCGATCCTTACATGCGTCCTCGTATGGATCAGCCCACTCCTGGGAGTCAGTCCTACGTCGATTCATTCAAACCTGGTTCG CCCATTGTTGGATATGGAGTAGCTAAAGTTTTGGATTCTGGGCATCCAGACTTCAAGAAAGGCGACTTGATTTGGGCAATGACTGGATGGGAAGAATATAGTCTCATTACAAAAACACAGGGTCTGTTTAAAATTCATCACACTGATGTGCCTCTCTCCTACTATACTGGACTTTTGG GTATGGCCGGTACGACTGCTTATATTGGTTTTTATGAGATTTGCTCTCCTAAGAAAGGAGAGCATGTCTTCATTTCAGCAGCTTCAGGGGCAGTAGGTCAACTTGTAGGACAATTTGCCAAGCTATCTGGCTGCCATGTCGTTGGAAGTGCTGGAAGCAAAGAAAAG GTCGATTTGCTGAAGAACAAGTTTGGTTTCGATGATGCTTTCAACTACAAAGAAGAGCCTGACTTAGCTGCAGCTTTAAAAAG ATACTTTCCAGAAGgtattgatatttattttgacaATGTTGGGGGAAAGATGCTTGATGCTGTGCTACTCAACATGAGGGCCCATGGCCGCATTGCTGAATGTGGAATGATCTCACAGTACAACCTTGAGCAGCCTGAAGGTGTGCACAATTTAATGAGTGTGGTTTGGAAACAGATCCGGATTGAAGGATTCCTTGTTTTTGAATACTACCAC